In Myxococcus stipitatus, the following are encoded in one genomic region:
- a CDS encoding cyclase family protein, with protein sequence MFKQAIQALLIASMGWSSTVGATPSGKPENTPGLWTPASIQAWKKQRRNWGRWGAEDQLGTANLITPAKRKEAVKLVREGVSVSLAHTLETHEAPDVPSPLVHEMIAHGEAPTSTYAADRLDLGYHGWSHTHLDALCHVFDEGRTYNGHAQSKVDSKGCSVLSVNGMRDGLLTRGVLIDMAAFKGVPYLEPGTPIHASDLEAWERKHKVKVTSGDAVIVRTGRWARRAAVGPWNVSAQSPGLHASSAEWFAARGVAVVATDVGLDVIPSGVDGMLVPVHVMLIAALGVHVIDNADLEALAKAASSRGRYDFLLSVAPLAVEGGTGSPVNPIATF encoded by the coding sequence ATGTTCAAGCAAGCCATCCAGGCCCTGCTCATCGCGAGCATGGGTTGGAGCAGCACCGTGGGCGCGACTCCCTCCGGGAAGCCCGAGAACACGCCAGGACTGTGGACCCCCGCGTCCATCCAGGCCTGGAAGAAGCAGCGCCGCAACTGGGGAAGGTGGGGCGCGGAGGACCAGCTCGGTACGGCCAACCTCATCACTCCCGCCAAGCGCAAGGAGGCCGTGAAGCTCGTGCGCGAGGGCGTGTCCGTCTCACTGGCGCACACGCTGGAGACCCACGAGGCCCCGGATGTGCCGTCGCCGCTGGTGCACGAGATGATTGCGCACGGCGAGGCGCCGACATCGACGTATGCCGCGGACCGGTTGGACCTGGGCTACCACGGGTGGTCTCACACGCACCTGGATGCGCTCTGCCACGTCTTCGACGAAGGCCGGACGTACAACGGCCATGCGCAGAGCAAGGTGGACTCGAAGGGCTGCTCGGTGCTGTCGGTGAATGGGATGCGGGACGGGCTGCTGACGCGCGGGGTGCTCATCGACATGGCCGCGTTCAAGGGGGTGCCCTACCTGGAGCCGGGCACTCCGATTCATGCGTCGGACCTGGAGGCCTGGGAGCGCAAGCACAAGGTGAAGGTGACGAGCGGGGACGCGGTCATCGTGCGCACGGGAAGGTGGGCTCGCCGCGCGGCCGTGGGGCCCTGGAATGTTTCGGCTCAATCCCCGGGCCTGCATGCCTCCAGCGCGGAGTGGTTCGCCGCGCGTGGGGTGGCGGTCGTCGCGACGGATGTGGGGTTGGACGTGATTCCCTCGGGGGTCGACGGGATGCTGGTGCCGGTGCATGTGATGCTCATCGCCGCGTTGGGCGTCCACGTCATCGACAACGCGGACCTGGAAGCGCTGGCGAAGGCCGCGTCCTCGCGGGGCCGCTATGACTTCCTCTTGAGCGTGGCGCCCCTGGCCGTGGAGGGAGGAACCGGCTCTCCGGTGAATCCCATCGCGACCTTT
- a CDS encoding sigma 54-interacting transcriptional regulator, which translates to MSASDRARSTPPTPDAKPDSLWKLEAREPGDEALHVTLPYEQGRRAYDASTVRRFRLTVVEGTQSGSTWESTADTCSVGSHPLNDFAVDDPTVSRFHCEVRIGPRGPQVRDLDSLNGVILDGVQVMEGVLRSGSLLRLGRVVLRFDFSAENNRLPVSESTRFGSLVGASVAMRVCFAMMERAASRDVTVLLEGETGTGKSQAAQAIHDAGRRKDGPFLVVDCGAIPAHLLESELFGHEKGAFTGAVQRRAGVFEEAIGGTVFLDEIGELPAELQPKLLRVLENREIRRVGSNTYQPVDVRLMAATHRDLRAEVNAGRFRSDLFFRLAVLRIALPPLRQRPEDLPLLVDGILGSLGADLDRTASLRTPDFLARLRYAAWPGNVRELRNYLERCLVFEEAVELTEEEARSGNPMEVDPSLPYADQRRRSVDDFERRYLRALLEKHQGKVAQAAVTAGVDRVHLYRLLRRHGIKP; encoded by the coding sequence ATGTCTGCATCCGACCGGGCCCGTTCAACCCCTCCTACTCCTGACGCGAAGCCCGATTCGCTCTGGAAGCTCGAGGCCCGGGAGCCTGGGGACGAGGCGCTTCACGTGACGTTGCCGTATGAGCAGGGGCGCCGCGCCTACGACGCCTCCACGGTGCGCCGCTTCCGCCTCACCGTCGTGGAGGGCACCCAGTCCGGCAGCACGTGGGAATCCACGGCGGACACCTGCTCGGTGGGCTCGCACCCGCTCAACGACTTCGCGGTGGATGACCCCACCGTGTCGCGCTTCCACTGTGAGGTTCGCATCGGCCCTCGTGGCCCGCAGGTGCGCGACCTGGACAGCCTCAACGGCGTCATCCTGGATGGCGTCCAGGTGATGGAAGGCGTGCTGCGCAGCGGCTCCCTGTTGCGGCTGGGGCGCGTGGTGCTGCGCTTCGACTTCAGCGCGGAGAACAACCGGCTGCCCGTGTCCGAGAGCACGCGCTTCGGCTCGCTCGTGGGCGCCTCGGTGGCCATGCGCGTGTGCTTCGCGATGATGGAGCGCGCCGCGTCCCGCGACGTCACCGTGCTGTTGGAGGGTGAGACCGGCACCGGAAAGAGCCAGGCCGCGCAGGCCATCCACGATGCGGGGCGCCGCAAGGACGGGCCCTTCCTCGTCGTGGACTGCGGCGCCATTCCCGCGCACCTCCTGGAGAGTGAGCTGTTCGGCCACGAGAAGGGCGCCTTCACCGGCGCCGTCCAGCGGCGGGCGGGCGTCTTCGAGGAGGCCATCGGCGGCACCGTCTTCCTCGACGAGATTGGCGAACTGCCCGCGGAGCTTCAGCCCAAGCTGCTGCGCGTGTTGGAGAACCGCGAGATTCGCCGCGTCGGCAGCAACACGTATCAGCCAGTGGACGTGCGGTTGATGGCGGCCACGCACCGCGACCTGCGCGCGGAGGTGAACGCGGGGCGCTTCCGCTCGGACCTCTTCTTCCGGCTCGCCGTGCTGCGCATCGCCCTGCCCCCGCTGCGTCAGCGGCCTGAGGACCTGCCCCTGCTGGTGGACGGCATCCTCGGCTCGTTGGGCGCGGACCTGGACCGCACGGCGTCACTGCGCACGCCGGACTTCCTCGCGCGTCTGCGCTACGCCGCGTGGCCCGGCAACGTCCGAGAGCTGCGCAACTACCTGGAGCGGTGCCTCGTCTTCGAGGAGGCCGTGGAGCTCACCGAGGAGGAGGCTCGCTCCGGCAATCCGATGGAGGTGGACCCCAGCCTGCCGTACGCGGACCAGCGCCGGCGCTCGGTGGATGACTTCGAGCGCCGCTACCTGCGCGCGCTCCTGGAGAAGCACCAGGGCAAGGTCGCGCAGGCCGCCGTCACCGCGGGCGTGGACCGCGTCCACCTCTACCGGCTCTTGCGCCGGCACGGCATCAAGCCCTGA
- a CDS encoding serine/threonine-protein kinase, whose protein sequence is MTTGGVESLYGEELRPGALVGRWVVERVHYRGLLSTLYRARDVSGGSLAALKVLPTPASTSDTSLRRFRREAATLQRLSHPHIVGVLDYGELADGRPFIAMEWLEGRDLAAELAARGPLASREALEVLEQVGAALRVAHAAGVVHRDLKAQNVMKLSGSGETLLVKLVDFGVAKGLTPDAPGASSLTHTGVALGTPLSMAPEQIRGEVPDARTDLYALGVLLFQLVTGQPPFQGATRHEVEEQHLHAPPPRPAERAPVPAALDDVVLRCLAKRREDRYPDVGLFLEDLRRAVGGGRPRELVGHAVALYAEARLSRTPDAELLERMDSLLERTGALVRGAGLEVRVEGSGCLMALAPLPDDVDSERAVRERVLAAALELLEGARASEEAVELAITVHVDRHSTSEGRTSGGGSLMHLPGWVADSSGSGLVATEPALRDLESGFLAAPLPGGGAIWSRITGRR, encoded by the coding sequence ATGACCACCGGAGGCGTGGAGTCGCTCTATGGCGAGGAGCTGAGGCCCGGAGCGTTGGTGGGCCGATGGGTGGTGGAGCGTGTCCACTACCGAGGCTTGCTCTCCACGCTCTACCGGGCTCGGGACGTGAGTGGTGGCTCGCTCGCGGCGCTGAAGGTGCTTCCGACTCCGGCGTCCACGTCGGACACCTCGCTGCGCCGCTTCCGCCGCGAGGCGGCCACGCTCCAGCGCTTGAGTCATCCCCACATCGTCGGGGTGCTCGATTACGGCGAGCTTGCCGACGGCCGGCCCTTCATCGCCATGGAGTGGCTGGAGGGCAGGGACCTGGCGGCGGAGCTGGCCGCGCGAGGTCCCCTCGCTTCGCGTGAGGCCTTGGAGGTGTTGGAGCAGGTGGGCGCGGCGCTGCGTGTCGCCCACGCCGCGGGTGTCGTCCACCGCGACCTCAAGGCCCAGAACGTGATGAAGCTGTCGGGCAGCGGCGAGACGCTGTTGGTGAAGCTCGTCGACTTCGGCGTGGCGAAAGGGCTCACGCCGGATGCACCGGGCGCCTCCTCGCTGACGCACACGGGTGTGGCCCTGGGCACGCCGTTGTCCATGGCGCCGGAGCAGATTCGCGGCGAGGTGCCCGATGCGCGCACGGACCTCTATGCGCTGGGGGTGCTCCTGTTCCAGCTCGTCACGGGACAGCCGCCGTTCCAGGGTGCCACGCGCCACGAGGTGGAGGAGCAGCATCTCCACGCACCACCGCCTCGTCCCGCCGAGCGTGCTCCTGTTCCCGCGGCGCTGGATGACGTGGTGCTGCGGTGTCTCGCGAAGCGGCGCGAGGACCGCTACCCGGACGTGGGCCTGTTCCTGGAGGACCTGCGCCGCGCGGTGGGCGGAGGGCGGCCACGGGAGCTGGTGGGCCATGCCGTGGCGCTCTACGCGGAGGCCCGTCTCTCACGCACTCCAGATGCGGAGTTGCTGGAGCGGATGGATTCGTTGCTGGAGCGCACGGGCGCGCTCGTCCGGGGCGCGGGGCTTGAGGTGCGGGTGGAGGGGAGCGGCTGTCTCATGGCGCTCGCGCCTCTGCCGGACGATGTGGACTCCGAGCGCGCGGTGCGGGAGCGGGTGCTGGCCGCGGCCCTGGAGCTGCTCGAGGGGGCTCGTGCTTCCGAGGAGGCCGTGGAGTTGGCCATCACCGTCCATGTGGACCGGCACTCCACTTCCGAGGGCCGCACTAGTGGCGGTGGCAGCTTGATGCACCTGCCAGGCTGGGTGGCGGACTCCTCCGGGTCGGGGCTGGTCGCCACCGAGCCGGCGCTGCGAGACCTGGAGTCGGGGTTCCTCGCGGCGCCGTTGCCCGGTGGCGGAGCCATCTGGTCCCGCATCACCGGTCGGCGCTGA
- a CDS encoding serine/threonine-protein kinase: MRCPNCHRRLPLGAACPVHGTRALGSVSSEALPLADVPGVRGAALLGSGGFSQVFTAYRDSDGLEVALKLGRGAHHERFAREASALRRVGAPTVPELFEHGVARGRPFLVMEHLHGQTLATWMAALPGTGAASLPRVREMLRGLCSALERTHSVGVAHRDLKPENVFLREGGTLSLLDLGLARFLDGEGDGPADDVPPGMTPAGQRLGTPLYMSPEQCLDARLANTPADIYSLGVLLFELLTGAPPFVGSPEQIRHGHVSLRPPRVSERAEIPPALDEVLRTCLAKSPLERFSRAAEVLAAFDAACLGAASASVVPPSEQAALLPPSTGAGPRQVALLGLNAPLSVDAVLSAIEPRGGILARVKPGGYVIAFAESLTAEANVRAAALTARRLLENGEGAAVLHLAELHVHAGTSTLRLAGPALDASPEWWPTEWVPGETRVTDAAATRLSPSDTEAVAHDVASSIESSASSGRLRLLDSAASSSVSEPPPLMGREALLDQLEHDAMRCLAHGVPGFSVLTGDVGLGKSRVLEALAARLEGAGRAQVFRLRASAPDVGAPEALLEALRASVADGTSPLPEVPRTRAVPLADARHAAARWLAEALRLRARETPRVLLLDDAHLADPTSLDALEVATLAGTSSPLWVCVVARPALLGLRPHLGERSAHPSRYVLPPLSPEASRTVLLHLLRPAEHIPEPVLARLEQLAQGVPLSLVELGVALRTAGALRAAPGGGWYIAPDALLDVSVTPLFQRLATRLLAGLPEAHGVLARLCAVLGTELDVSRVDSALRHVSPREELVGVATSLDAGAGLQRLARAGLLRPMGLGRFAFRHPLLREALEALLPPSARRALHAAARMATPGDSPGERRRRAHHAAACGAHEEAANAFLNLAEEARRAHQSVEAEQHYTRALALLAEEDLERRSLALAGRGRVRHRLQRFEEGLGDLASARVLAERRGDKSLIVDLLLEEATARDWMEDTAGSTDRAREALERIEHLDDPRLSLRCSLARGRLHVRQGEWGAAARVLDSVVEGAERAREHETLVVALAMLGSALTFLQRTDEAATRFEEALVRCEAAGDSLHLAAALINRVLLWLGQGDVVRMEEDLRRAMALGRELGHAQVERWSTFNLAEVLYMQGRLEEALPLARRAHELGVRFFLEHPVPVDALLLARIGAALGDMDEASRQLRWIEAHCPPDSLPPTAVMRRLVELQVRESKAGTEAREGQAWRVLEEEARELASPDEKAELLLQAARSAFAAGAHAEGLAWLAEAESAVSAAPLWRPRLESLRDVPPRL, encoded by the coding sequence ATGCGTTGTCCGAACTGTCACCGCCGCCTTCCCCTGGGCGCGGCCTGTCCCGTGCACGGGACGCGAGCTCTTGGTTCCGTCTCCTCCGAGGCGCTGCCACTCGCGGACGTTCCTGGCGTGCGCGGCGCCGCGCTCCTGGGCAGCGGAGGCTTCTCGCAAGTCTTCACCGCGTACAGGGATTCGGACGGCCTCGAGGTGGCCCTCAAGCTGGGGCGGGGGGCGCATCACGAGCGCTTCGCACGCGAGGCCAGCGCGCTGCGCCGCGTGGGGGCTCCCACCGTGCCGGAGTTGTTCGAGCACGGCGTGGCTCGCGGCCGGCCCTTCCTGGTGATGGAGCATCTGCACGGGCAGACGCTCGCGACGTGGATGGCCGCGCTCCCTGGGACGGGCGCCGCATCGCTGCCGCGGGTGCGCGAGATGCTCCGAGGTCTGTGCTCCGCGTTGGAGCGCACGCACTCGGTGGGAGTGGCCCACCGCGACCTCAAGCCCGAGAATGTCTTCCTTCGCGAGGGCGGCACGCTCAGTCTCCTCGACCTGGGCCTCGCGCGATTCCTCGACGGCGAGGGCGATGGCCCGGCGGACGATGTTCCTCCTGGAATGACACCCGCGGGGCAGCGTTTGGGCACGCCGCTCTACATGTCCCCGGAGCAGTGTCTCGACGCGCGTCTCGCGAACACGCCGGCCGACATCTACTCGCTGGGAGTCCTCCTCTTCGAACTTCTCACGGGGGCACCTCCGTTCGTCGGCAGTCCCGAGCAGATCCGCCACGGCCACGTCAGCTTGAGACCTCCGCGTGTCTCCGAGCGCGCGGAGATTCCTCCCGCGCTGGATGAGGTCCTCAGGACGTGCCTGGCCAAGTCGCCCCTCGAGCGTTTCTCCCGTGCAGCCGAGGTGCTCGCCGCGTTTGATGCGGCCTGCCTCGGCGCCGCGTCCGCGAGTGTCGTCCCGCCGAGTGAACAGGCGGCCTTGCTTCCGCCGTCGACAGGGGCAGGACCTCGGCAAGTGGCGCTGCTCGGCTTGAATGCACCGTTGTCGGTGGACGCGGTGCTGTCCGCCATCGAGCCGAGAGGCGGCATCCTCGCGCGAGTGAAGCCCGGTGGCTATGTCATCGCCTTCGCCGAGTCGCTCACCGCCGAGGCGAACGTCCGCGCGGCCGCACTCACCGCGCGCAGATTGCTGGAGAACGGTGAGGGCGCGGCGGTCCTCCACCTCGCGGAGCTGCACGTCCATGCGGGGACCTCCACGCTGCGCCTGGCGGGGCCGGCGCTGGATGCCTCGCCGGAGTGGTGGCCTACCGAATGGGTGCCGGGGGAGACGCGTGTCACCGACGCCGCCGCCACGCGATTGAGCCCGAGCGACACCGAGGCCGTGGCGCATGATGTGGCCTCGTCCATCGAGTCTTCGGCGTCCTCGGGACGTCTGCGCCTGCTCGATAGCGCCGCATCCAGCTCGGTGTCGGAGCCACCTCCGCTCATGGGGCGCGAGGCCTTGCTGGACCAACTGGAGCACGACGCCATGCGCTGTCTTGCGCATGGTGTGCCGGGCTTCTCGGTCCTCACGGGTGATGTGGGGTTGGGGAAGTCCCGGGTCCTGGAGGCGCTGGCCGCGAGATTGGAGGGGGCGGGTCGCGCTCAAGTCTTCCGCCTGCGCGCCTCGGCTCCGGATGTGGGAGCACCAGAGGCATTGCTGGAGGCACTGCGGGCCTCCGTCGCGGATGGCACGTCGCCGCTTCCCGAGGTTCCTCGCACCCGCGCTGTTCCACTCGCGGATGCTCGCCACGCGGCGGCTCGCTGGCTCGCGGAGGCACTGCGGCTCAGGGCTCGCGAGACTCCTCGCGTGCTGTTGCTGGATGACGCGCACTTGGCGGACCCGACCAGCCTCGATGCGCTCGAGGTGGCCACGCTCGCGGGGACGTCCTCGCCCTTGTGGGTCTGCGTCGTGGCTCGGCCCGCGCTGCTGGGGCTTCGACCGCATCTCGGTGAGCGCAGCGCTCATCCATCCCGCTACGTCCTGCCGCCGTTGTCTCCCGAGGCCAGCCGCACGGTGCTCCTGCATCTGCTGCGTCCCGCGGAGCACATCCCCGAGCCCGTGCTGGCGCGACTGGAGCAGCTCGCTCAAGGTGTTCCCTTGTCCCTGGTGGAGCTCGGCGTGGCGCTGAGGACCGCGGGCGCGCTGAGGGCCGCACCCGGTGGGGGTTGGTACATCGCGCCGGATGCCTTGCTGGACGTGTCGGTGACGCCGCTGTTCCAACGGCTCGCCACGCGCCTGCTCGCGGGGTTGCCCGAGGCGCACGGTGTCCTGGCCCGCTTGTGCGCGGTGCTGGGCACGGAGCTGGACGTCTCTCGCGTGGACTCCGCGCTGCGTCACGTGTCTCCGCGCGAGGAACTCGTCGGCGTGGCCACGTCACTCGACGCCGGAGCGGGGCTCCAGCGATTGGCTCGCGCCGGACTGCTGCGTCCCATGGGATTGGGCCGCTTCGCCTTCCGGCATCCGCTGCTTCGAGAAGCACTCGAGGCCCTGCTGCCCCCATCGGCCCGCCGCGCGCTGCACGCCGCCGCGCGCATGGCCACGCCGGGAGATTCTCCGGGCGAGCGCCGTCGTCGCGCGCACCATGCCGCGGCTTGCGGTGCACACGAGGAGGCCGCCAATGCGTTCCTCAACCTGGCGGAGGAGGCTCGTCGCGCGCACCAATCCGTGGAGGCGGAGCAGCACTACACCCGAGCGCTCGCGCTGCTCGCGGAAGAGGACCTGGAGCGCCGTTCGCTCGCGTTGGCCGGACGAGGTCGGGTGCGGCATCGCCTCCAACGTTTCGAGGAGGGGCTCGGTGACCTGGCCTCCGCGCGCGTCCTCGCCGAGCGCCGGGGTGACAAGTCGCTGATCGTCGACCTGTTGTTGGAAGAAGCCACGGCGCGCGACTGGATGGAGGACACCGCGGGGTCGACGGACCGCGCACGCGAGGCGCTGGAGCGAATCGAGCACCTCGACGACCCTCGATTGTCGCTGCGCTGCTCGTTGGCCCGAGGCCGTCTGCACGTTCGCCAGGGTGAGTGGGGGGCGGCGGCGCGGGTCCTCGACTCCGTGGTCGAAGGCGCCGAGCGCGCGCGTGAGCATGAGACGCTCGTCGTGGCGCTCGCGATGCTCGGCTCCGCGCTCACGTTCCTCCAGCGCACGGACGAGGCCGCTACACGTTTCGAGGAAGCCCTGGTCCGCTGCGAGGCCGCGGGGGATTCGCTGCACCTTGCCGCGGCTCTCATCAACCGCGTGCTGTTGTGGTTGGGGCAGGGAGATGTGGTGCGCATGGAAGAAGACCTGCGCCGCGCCATGGCGTTGGGCCGTGAGCTGGGCCATGCCCAGGTGGAGCGCTGGTCTACCTTCAACCTGGCGGAGGTGCTCTACATGCAAGGGCGGCTCGAAGAGGCCCTCCCGCTGGCGCGTCGCGCACATGAACTGGGCGTGCGCTTCTTCCTCGAACATCCCGTGCCCGTGGACGCGCTCCTGCTCGCGCGTATCGGCGCGGCCCTGGGGGACATGGACGAGGCGTCGCGGCAGTTGCGCTGGATTGAGGCCCACTGTCCTCCGGATTCCTTGCCGCCCACCGCGGTCATGCGCCGGCTGGTGGAGCTCCAGGTGCGAGAGTCGAAGGCCGGCACGGAGGCGCGAGAAGGCCAGGCCTGGCGAGTCCTCGAGGAAGAAGCTCGGGAGCTGGCTTCGCCCGACGAGAAGGCGGAGCTGCTCCTGCAAGCGGCCCGTTCCGCCTTCGCCGCGGGTGCCCATGCCGAGGGCCTGGCATGGCTGGCCGAGGCCGAGAGCGCCGTGTCCGCCGCGCCCTTGTGGCGCCCCCGGCTGGAGTCGCTCCGCGACGTGCCCCCGCGTCTGTAG
- a CDS encoding OPT family oligopeptide transporter: MALSSPQASPETAESPQAPSPASLTLLSIPGDSAEATDSYWLTHVYQADRLPQFTLRSVLLGAAIGVVTCATNLYVGLKTGLAFGVAITAALLAHASHGLLRRLSPSLAGTPLSTLETCNAQTVASAAGYATGGALVSVQGAWLIVTGHHPSGSTLLAWTFFLSALGVLFAVPFKRRLVDHEQLPFASGTAAATTIRALHSTDSEARPRLRMLGWGGAVSGFVTLFRDGLARLPTSIPFPGTWGGFSLERLGFALESSLLPVGAGVLLGPRTTTSLMLGALLIHGLVAPRVLGSGLVFAESGAFLEWSLWPGAAALATASLLQFILDGRVLRRALRGWFARGDAPPHPVDALQVPRWWLIAGLCVLVPAVLAVAHGSFGVPFAHAALAIALSFVLCLISCRVTGETDATPVGALSQVTQLTYGVLLPNQVTANLATAGITVNAASSSADLLTDLKTGHLLGAHPRRLFLAQLLGSAVGAIVVVPLFFLLVPDREALGGERFPAPAAFITASVARVLSSGLGTLEPATRAAIGWAALGAAILVLAERVVPSRLRRWVPSPLGMGLACLLPPSYALGLFLGGCVSAISGYVKSTTLEGRVVTLAAGAIAGEGLVGVAIVLSQSLW, translated from the coding sequence ATGGCCTTGTCCTCTCCGCAAGCCTCGCCCGAGACGGCCGAGTCCCCCCAGGCTCCGTCTCCCGCTTCCCTGACGTTGCTGAGCATCCCTGGAGACTCCGCCGAGGCCACGGATTCCTACTGGCTCACCCACGTCTATCAAGCGGACCGGCTGCCGCAGTTCACGCTCCGCTCCGTGCTGCTGGGCGCCGCCATCGGCGTCGTCACCTGTGCGACCAACCTCTACGTGGGGCTCAAGACGGGGCTCGCGTTCGGCGTTGCAATCACCGCGGCGTTGCTCGCCCATGCGTCGCATGGACTCCTTCGCCGGCTCTCGCCTTCACTCGCGGGCACGCCGCTGTCCACGTTGGAGACGTGCAACGCGCAGACGGTGGCCTCGGCGGCGGGGTATGCCACGGGGGGCGCGCTCGTCTCCGTGCAGGGCGCGTGGCTCATCGTCACCGGACACCATCCCTCCGGCTCGACACTGCTCGCGTGGACGTTCTTCCTGTCCGCGCTGGGAGTCCTCTTCGCCGTGCCGTTCAAGCGGCGGCTCGTCGACCATGAGCAGCTTCCATTCGCCTCGGGTACCGCGGCGGCGACCACCATCCGCGCGCTGCACTCGACGGACTCGGAGGCGCGCCCTCGGCTGCGCATGCTCGGATGGGGCGGGGCGGTGTCGGGATTCGTCACGCTGTTTCGCGATGGGCTCGCTCGGCTTCCCACGTCGATTCCGTTCCCTGGCACCTGGGGGGGATTTTCCCTGGAGCGGTTGGGGTTCGCGCTGGAGTCGAGCCTGCTTCCCGTGGGCGCGGGAGTCCTGCTGGGGCCTCGCACCACGACCTCGCTGATGCTGGGCGCGCTGCTCATCCATGGGCTCGTGGCTCCGCGCGTACTCGGCTCGGGGCTCGTGTTCGCGGAGTCAGGTGCCTTCCTCGAGTGGAGCTTGTGGCCCGGGGCCGCCGCGCTCGCCACGGCCTCGCTGCTCCAGTTCATCCTCGATGGCCGTGTCCTTCGCCGCGCCTTGCGCGGATGGTTCGCGCGCGGCGACGCGCCTCCTCATCCAGTGGACGCGCTTCAAGTGCCACGGTGGTGGCTCATCGCGGGACTGTGCGTCCTCGTGCCCGCGGTCCTGGCCGTGGCGCATGGGAGCTTTGGTGTCCCATTCGCGCATGCCGCGCTCGCCATCGCGTTGTCCTTCGTGTTGTGCCTCATCTCCTGCCGCGTCACGGGTGAGACCGATGCCACGCCCGTGGGCGCGCTCAGCCAGGTGACGCAGCTCACGTACGGCGTGCTGTTGCCCAACCAGGTCACCGCCAACCTCGCCACGGCGGGCATCACCGTCAACGCGGCTTCATCGTCCGCGGACCTCCTCACCGACTTGAAGACAGGTCACCTCCTGGGCGCTCATCCGCGCCGCCTGTTCCTGGCGCAGTTGCTGGGCTCGGCGGTGGGCGCCATCGTTGTCGTTCCGCTGTTCTTCCTGCTCGTGCCTGACCGCGAAGCCCTGGGCGGTGAGCGCTTTCCGGCCCCCGCCGCCTTCATCACCGCGAGCGTGGCGCGGGTGCTGTCCTCGGGATTGGGGACCCTGGAGCCGGCGACGCGCGCCGCCATCGGGTGGGCCGCACTGGGCGCGGCCATCCTCGTACTCGCCGAGCGAGTCGTGCCTTCTCGCTTGCGACGCTGGGTTCCCTCGCCCCTCGGGATGGGACTGGCGTGTCTGCTGCCCCCCTCGTATGCGCTGGGGCTCTTCCTGGGTGGATGTGTCTCCGCGATTTCGGGATACGTGAAATCCACGACGCTGGAAGGCCGGGTGGTGACGCTCGCGGCGGGCGCCATCGCGGGGGAGGGATTGGTGGGTGTCGCCATCGTGCTGTCACAGTCGCTCTGGTAG
- a CDS encoding MerR family transcriptional regulator, translated as MLSISAFADRCGISPSALRFYERKGLLVPAQRRENGYRSYAPEQVAEARFLGSLRAAGISLRAIRDFLRKDDRSREALLTTWRQEMSARLLSLQVADQYLQGLKPSWPRVHLEHWAEPSVLLWFPARVPEGLLPFRSEILAHKKLLERRGARVLTSGYVRTLDFANGHLVGEVGFRVRPGRRTPPGARREEVPPSLFATLECALRDDVAAHRVFRFLDELGFRPEGLHLERYLPEAPDRYLLMIAVQRRSLGGGGSS; from the coding sequence ATGCTGTCGATTTCCGCCTTCGCAGACCGCTGCGGCATCTCTCCGAGCGCCCTTCGCTTCTACGAGCGAAAGGGATTGCTCGTTCCGGCGCAGCGCCGGGAGAACGGCTACCGGTCCTATGCACCCGAGCAGGTGGCCGAGGCCCGCTTCCTCGGAAGCCTGCGCGCGGCGGGAATCTCCCTTCGTGCCATCCGGGACTTCCTCCGGAAAGATGATCGCTCACGCGAAGCCTTGCTCACGACCTGGCGACAGGAGATGTCGGCGCGTCTGCTGTCCCTCCAAGTCGCCGACCAGTACCTGCAAGGCCTGAAGCCCTCATGGCCTCGGGTACACCTGGAGCACTGGGCCGAGCCCTCCGTGCTCCTCTGGTTCCCCGCGCGTGTCCCCGAGGGGCTCTTGCCCTTCCGCTCGGAAATCCTCGCCCACAAGAAGCTGCTCGAACGCAGGGGAGCTCGCGTGCTCACCAGTGGCTATGTGCGCACCCTCGACTTCGCGAATGGGCACCTCGTGGGGGAGGTGGGGTTTCGAGTGCGGCCCGGACGACGGACGCCTCCCGGGGCACGGCGCGAGGAGGTTCCACCCTCGCTCTTCGCCACGTTGGAGTGCGCCTTGAGGGACGACGTCGCGGCCCATCGCGTGTTCAGGTTCCTCGACGAGCTCGGCTTCCGCCCCGAGGGGCTCCATCTGGAGCGGTATCTGCCCGAAGCGCCGGACCGCTACCTGCTGATGATCGCCGTGCAGCGCCGTTCTCTCGGGGGAGGGGGCTCGTCCTGA
- a CDS encoding GyrI-like domain-containing protein, translating into MKVSVVSREEIKLVGLKVVGRRSELSHRVPLAWTELLARLPSIPNLVNQEVLHGVSPESDFLRDHSDGVYTYGVCVEVATLDSVPEGMLSWVLPPREYAMTRVQGSASAIDEAYLGLVRWMAETGRKTDAQAHSLERYDVTRQRVTPPYERFDYDILKPLAR; encoded by the coding sequence ATGAAGGTCTCCGTCGTGTCCCGAGAAGAAATCAAGCTGGTGGGGCTGAAGGTCGTCGGTCGCCGCAGTGAACTGAGCCACCGGGTCCCCCTCGCCTGGACCGAGCTCCTCGCGAGGCTCCCCTCCATCCCGAACCTCGTGAATCAGGAGGTGCTCCACGGCGTGTCCCCCGAAAGCGACTTCCTCCGAGACCACTCCGATGGTGTCTACACGTATGGCGTCTGCGTCGAGGTGGCCACGCTCGACTCGGTGCCCGAGGGGATGCTCTCGTGGGTGCTTCCACCGCGCGAGTACGCGATGACGAGAGTCCAGGGAAGTGCCTCGGCCATCGACGAGGCCTACCTGGGCCTGGTGCGCTGGATGGCGGAGACCGGGCGAAAGACAGACGCACAGGCTCACAGCCTGGAGCGCTACGACGTCACTCGCCAGCGGGTGACGCCTCCGTATGAGCGCTTCGACTACGACATCCTCAAACCCCTGGCGCGCTGA